In Actinoplanes octamycinicus, the genomic window GCAGTCCCCGCCGCATCGCACCTCCACCACCTCGCCGCCGGCCAGCACCGGACCGGTGCCGGTCCAGGTCACCGTCCTTTCGGCCCGCAGCGAGGGCCGGGTGCGGTCGCTGGACGACGAGCGGAGCACCGAGATCCAGTTCGTCAACGACCGGGACGAGCCGGTCGTCATCTACTGGCTCGACTACCGCGGGACCCGGGAGCGGTACGCCGTGCTCGGCAGCGGGAAGACGCGCCAGCAGCCGACCTTCGTCAGCCACCCGTGGGTGATCACCGACCTCACCGGGCGCGCCCTGACCATCTTCCTGCCCGCCAGCCGGCCCGCCCGGGCGACCATCACCTGATCCTCAGCGGGCGCCGTCGACCGGCCGCACCTCGGCGAGCCGCCGCTTCGCGTAGTCGTCGTCCCAGCAGACCGCGGCCTCCCAGGCGGCCGACGCCTGAGAGGCGATGTCGTAGGCGTCGTCGTCGAGGCCGGCGGCATTGCCGGGCAGCGCCAGGTCCAGGTCCGGGACGTCGGCGTGCGACTCGTCCCAGTCGATCAGCGCCACCCGGGCCGCGGTGATCCGGACGTTGCGCGGGTTCGGGTCGCCGTGCACCACGCAGGCCGGGCGTCCGGCGAGCCGGGCCCACGCCGCGCGGCACCGCGCCACGCCCTCCGGAGGCATCGCGCCCAGGTCGATCCGCGTCCCGGTCTCCGCTCGCAGCAGGTCGGCCGACGAGCGCCAGCCCGGGCGCTGCGGCCAGCCCCGGGTCACCTCGTGCAGCCGGCGCAGGGTGCCGGCCACCCGCCGCCAGTCGGCCGGGGTCTCGGGCGGCCCGCCCGCCAGATAGGTCATCACCACCAGGCCGTCGGTGAACAACCGGCCGTCCGTCGTGGGGATCGGCACCGGCACGGTCAGGCCGGCCCGGTCGAGATGCCGCAGCAGGCCGGTCTCCCAGGCGAGATCGGCGTCGCTGCGGGTGCCCAGCCGGGCGACCGCGAGCTGCCCGTTCACCCGCACTCGCCAGACGTCGTTGGCGACACCGCCGGAGAGCGGCTCGATCCGGGCGGCGTCGTCACCCCACCGCTTCAGCGCCTCCCACCCCTCGGGCTTCACTGCGCTCGGACGTACTGCGCGGGCGGCACGCCGACCATGGCGGCGAAGTCGCGGGTCAGGTGGGCCTGGTC contains:
- a CDS encoding VHL beta domain-containing protein, with the protein product MSGRPRPLSRRRRRLIVAGVLGASSALAAAVLLLQPRIQLVTSFAGVTLPPATHPGRLPTYSFAPSPAAPASGTATRQRQSPPHRTSTTSPPASTGPVPVQVTVLSARSEGRVRSLDDERSTEIQFVNDRDEPVVIYWLDYRGTRERYAVLGSGKTRQQPTFVSHPWVITDLTGRALTIFLPASRPARATIT
- a CDS encoding phosphotransferase enzyme family protein, translated to MKPEGWEALKRWGDDAARIEPLSGGVANDVWRVRVNGQLAVARLGTRSDADLAWETGLLRHLDRAGLTVPVPIPTTDGRLFTDGLVVMTYLAGGPPETPADWRRVAGTLRRLHEVTRGWPQRPGWRSSADLLRAETGTRIDLGAMPPEGVARCRAAWARLAGRPACVVHGDPNPRNVRITAARVALIDWDESHADVPDLDLALPGNAAGLDDDAYDIASQASAAWEAAVCWDDDYAKRRLAEVRPVDGAR